From the Lactuca sativa cultivar Salinas chromosome 9, Lsat_Salinas_v11, whole genome shotgun sequence genome, the window TTTTTACAATATCATATAATTATTCCAACAAAGTAACATCTGAAACTAAATTAGAAATTAACATTTGACTTATAAAATCAGAATACCTAGAATATCAAGTTATCAAAAACTATTTTACTAAATGTTTTGCCAAATCATGTAATTAATCAAacaaaataacagatttggttTTAGAAAAACAAGAAAGTTCAAGTCCCCaaaacacaaaacaattaggttttaacaAAAACATAAATTTGATATGAAGTTATAGCTGAAATACCTGTAATATCTTGACATGGTTTGGTAATAATGTCCTCAAGATGATCTTATGGTGTAGATTTTGAATCACGTGTTGATGTAGCCATTTTCGATGATTAAAGCCTATGTATTCTATTTTAACATGAAATAATCAAACAAAAGATAGATTCCCACATAAAAAAACATAACTCATTTGATCGAtgaataaaaataacatatatatgatttaatcctcaaaataaattaaaacagtGAAGGAGAAGACACAAACTTAGCGAAATTAACTCTTTTTGAGAAACATTGAGTTGATTTGGAGAATGGCTAAAAATGTGGATAcgatctagggttttgatttgacCGACTAGGGTTTTCCAAATTAGAATATGTAGAGCAAGAATTATTCAGCACGTTAATTACACAATCTGAACTCCACAGGTTTGAATTAATACCTGTTTTGCGAAGTGAAGTAGTGTATAATCTTAATATGCTTATGTAGAATGAGGCATTTCCCTGATTGTTTCAATGTGTTTATCATGGTGAAGTACAAACCATATTAAAATCAAAAACAAATTGTTGAATTTAGAAAGAGATGAAAGATTTATGAATCagtttctagggttttgaatACACAAATCTGAATCGAGATTAAATTTGAGTTCTTCTATGAAGAGGGTTTTTTGGAGGAAGCAAGATGTAACATGAAGATATATTGAATGACGGTGGATTATTTTGACGGATAAAAGGTATATTGTCAAAAATACCCCTCCGTGTCCTTCCTCTAATCCTGAAGTTTGATCAAATTGCAAAATTGACACCGCCTCTATTGTTTTAATTTGAGTTAATTCTACCCATAGATTATTATAGATTAGTGGTTCTGATTTTGTCCCCACGTCTCACAAAATATCATTGTCTCACAtgaactcaaccctatatatatatatatatatatatatatatatatatatatatatatatatatatatatatatatatatatatatatatatatatatatatatatatatataagtggttGTGGGAAAGTTCATTGATAGTATGAATAAAAAATGATCATGTTGTGTGTTGATCCCTACCATCCAACTGATATAAatgaaaaaaacatgtaaaaagtaTAAGTTATCAATATACTAAAAGTATTCGTTCCCATAATGTATGTATATGGCTGAGTGGTGGATTCTAATAATAACCaactagaaaggttacccccGCTACGGCGGGACCAGAAGCTTTCAATGTTGTTTCCTTTTGATGAACGCGTGTCCATAAAAAATCGAGAAAATGCAATAAACTACCCAAATTAAAAATGGTCAGCAAAAaatgcagaaaaaaaaaaaaaaaaaaaaaaaactgattttaAGACTGGAAATTTGTTGTGtttaaactttaatatatatacacAATTACAAATAAAGATAATATCAATTATTTTTTGAACGAcatcatatatataaataaaataaaactacagATAGTTGGCATATTACTATACAAACATACTACAATTAAGGGAAAAAATCATGTGAAGAATAGGGGGACACCAGGTCCGAGTCACGGAAATTAAGAAGCAACTACTAAACAAAAAATAACCAAAATTCTGTAATGGAAACGGAATGTCCTATTCCATCCCTTATGTGATTCCCACATACCAAACTTTACCTTTTAAATAACTTAACAGCCATACATTTGAGGAGTAAGTGTCAAAATATGTCCCAATAGCTTTCCAGTCAATTCTCTCCTTTGTCCATGCATTCCATGCTCAAAGAACTGAAACAATAACAATCTATCAAAAAAAACTGTAAAAAAAGCATATTTCGTGTTGTAATCAGTCATCAACTGAATAGAGTAAAGCCTATGACTATGCATGTTTTTGTTAACAATAGGCTATGCCTTCTTCTAAGACATTAAAACACAAATcagaatttttttaatttattaaagcTAAAGctagaaatgaaaaaaaatatatatatatatttattaaacatAATGGTTGTTATCTCTACATTGCTATTTGCGTTAACTGTTTTAAAATTTTCTTCAATAGGCTTAGCAGTAATAATTTCATATTTAAATTAGAGACAATAGTAAAGTaggaaatgtttaaaaagcataaatccATGGCATGAGAGTATCCTGCAGCTTATTTTATGAGAGGGGTATATATGGAAAGTTTAATCTGTAGTAAATGATTAAAAAATTACGAAAAAAGAAATCAGTAGGATTGTTGAAATACCAATAACAGGATGGCCAATCCTTCAAATAGTAAACTTTTTCAAGAGAATCACAACAGTAAATTccaatacaaaaaataaataaattatcacACAGTGAACCAAATGTAAGCAGTAGGATACTAAAGACAGGGGTAACTTAGGAAAGGATAAAAAATTAGTGTATTAAACGGATTTTATTTTTCTGTAATAGAAGCAGTATGATATAAAACATAGGGGTAAATTAGGAAAGAtccaaaatttcaatcaaacacaccTCGTAAAGAATGCCACTTCCATCCTTCTATGCAGGATAACTTTGTTAAGACCTGTAGAAACTTTCAAGTGATAAGTTGTCCAgaaaatagcaatatactttcatGTACATTTTTCCTATATCATCTTACTGTTAAATTGTGTCCGACTACAACGTGCTACTTCGAAACATTTACCTGTCATTATATTGAAAAATCTTTATCGATCCATTAAGTTAGTGAAAGTTATCAAATTTTGTATTGTATTGGATTACAAATGTGGAATGTGGAAAACCTTTTGTTTGTTAATATGGAATGAACTACTCCATTTCTGCTCATAAACACAAAACACACAACCAGTCATAAATTTCAAACTTGATCTCTAAaacttattttaaaaaatgaaCCTAAAATGGTATAAGCTATTATAACTTTTGGTAATCGAAAATCATCAAAAAGGAGCGACCACTCTTACCTGTTATAAAGGAAGTTAAATATAACATGAAATCTAGGATGTGTCGCATGAATCTCCACCAATTTAGTCTTCCTACTGCACTGCCCAAATCATAATGATATTCAAAACTAATCAAAAACCTCATCACAGATAACAAATGTATATATGAATATAGAATGAAGAGAATAAGTGAAATCAAATAGCCAGAAACACTGCACAATCTGAAATTAGCAATAACATGTGATTTCTACCAAACCAACTGTCATTTCTGGTGACCCATTTCAACAAAGCTTCTGCCAAAGCTTCATGGTTGTCTTCTTCATGCCAAAGCTTCTGTTTATCTACCATTTAATCCTTCCTAGgggatacatacatatatatatatatatatatatatatatatatatatatatatatattgtcggAGATGATGGAGAGAGCAAGAGATTTTGATGGCGGTAGTGCGAGAGAGACTTACGTGTTGTCTATTTTCCTTCTATGTACCTCTGAGTTTTGTTTGATCCTTTAAGTATAGTGTAATCATGGTTTTTAATTTATTACTATTGCAGGGTGTTGCATCGTATAGGGTGGTGGGCGGTGGTGGTGAAACTGAAACCCTCTTCGGTTTCAACTGCCAACCAATTCAAACTATAGATTCAATATAAGTCCGACATCTGCTCTTGCCGACTGAAAGTAACTGAAACATATAGAAATCAAAGCCAGTCGGTAAGCGATGTTAACAACTTGTTTTGGCAAAGTCTCATTCGTTTTCTCTTTAGTTTGAGCAACTTTCAAAAGAAACAACAAATTCCCAATTGTAAACTTGGAAAAATTGTGtaaaaaatcaacaaaaacaaaaaaaatcgagGTCGAAATCATACCTTCGCTCGATCCTTTATCTTCTGCTTAACCCAACGATGATTTTCATTGCTCGTATATGAGAATTGAATAAGGAAGAGGCGAAATTAGGGTTGTAATCAAGTTTATCGTATGAAATGCACCTTCTAGCTTTGAAATCCTTCTTATGCTCTGAAAGAATCATCCGACACTTCCAAAGTCGTCGACCTAGCTGACCCCCAATCATTCCTTCAACAATCGTCACCGACAAAGCATCGAGTGAGTGGTGACCAAATTGAGAAACGAAAATAACAAATGAAGGAAATTTCGGACCTAGTCCATCTACAATCCGCATGAGAGAAGTCATAGAGACGACATATGATAGGAAGAAAGAAACCGAAGGCAATACCGTGTGCATTTTCAGACGTCTAAAGTCGGTGAAGAAGAACTGAGGTCCATGAGTGGAGAGCGTCTGCAGTAACCACATGACAAAAGAGATGAAAAATCCATACAAAGAAGCGGTGAAGAGGTGGAGGAACAAATGGAAGATAGATATTGGCCGATAGAGGCGGTGACAAACACGTTGCATCTATAAACGATTACGaaggaaacaaaaaaatataaaaaataagccATGGGAGGGCACAGCCGGTACATGCAGGAGACGCAACACTGATGTTAGTAAAGTAAACAACTTACTATTAGAAGGACTAATTAAACAGAAGAAATAAATAAAAGGGGGAAACATGAGAAAAGCATATGAATGAATTTTACTGTAGTTAAGATAcaataaatttaatatatatatatatatatatatatatatatatatatatatatatatataataatagaaTGGAATCTCACTCTAGTTCCGTTGTAGACATAATTCCATAACACTATCACTCTAATCATGTGAATCACATTATATAACTCTTACAATTTGCAAAGTATTTCCGACATTTGTTTATATCATTTTTTGTGCTAATTTTAAAATGGAATTAGTTAAGAACATCACCCCTAAGACAAGGGGACAATGGTTTGATACTTTGATCCCTTGCAAGTTGCAAGATTACATTTTCTTTTTTTAGACGCGGGTAAAAAAAACCGGGTTTATTCGAACCCATCAACCCGGTCGAACCCACCCAACTAGACTCACCTAGGAATGGCAACGGGGCGGGGCATGGATTCCCAAACCCGCCCCGATAACtttcgggtatcttatcgggGCGCCCCATTGAGTTTCGGGTTTCCCCGTGGGGTTCCGGGTATCTTATCGGGTTTACAACAACTGATAACGAAATCTTTATTCTCTTTTAGGGTACCCCAATGTCTTATAAAATATACATGTTCTAgcaactcttttaaattaaaaacatgatgcatcattttaataaaataaactggacgttatattaaaaattatttgatttaagttttttttaatacgtcaaaacacataaaaatgatcattaacaccagattgttaataactaaaaaaattgtcctcgataagtattttatatttgaacGTGTACAATTAACAGCAAAGttttttgaacatatatatataatcgggaCGGGGCGGGTCAGGGCGAGGATAACCCACTCTCTGCCCCGAACCCGATAAAAAACTCAATAACGACCCGTTACCCGACCCGAAatgatcgggtttcgggtttccccGTCGGGTTCGGATTTTTTTGCCATCCCTAGACTCACCTAGTTCCGGACCCATTTATAGTTCTCTaactttttttacacttttagtccttttttttttttgttacagtTTCGTTTAACATTTAATTATTTTTACGAACTTGGTTTACTACTTCTACAATTTTAGCCCAATGTTAAATCATGTTTACAATTTGGTTAAAAACAATTTATAGGATACAAAATTTCCACAAGTTTTTCTATATTAGTTTATCtttttctattattttaaaacttacattcttttgactttttttttacatcttttttttttatgaattcgtCCAAACCATTTTTTACAAATTTTCTCATTTTCTACAACTTtgaattttatgtttttaaaacttatcttttatattttttgaacAACTTTTTACATCTTTTTTGCAACTTTCTATGAGGAACACACCAAAAAAGGAAAAAAGATATTTCcaattcttaaaaataagaagttTTTTCTACGGTCAGCTAAAGTAAATCAATATTTGCCCATATAATTCTTGGTCCATTGTATCCTAAAGATGTAAGAAGTACAACTTATTTGATGTTTTTTCAACCAAATACATGTGGAACCATGTGcgttttttttaaacatattcTTTTTTCGGTTTCTAAAACAATTTGGGCGAAATAGGGTTCTGGCCGAAAACCATGAATTTCTTTGTTTTCGTTGGTTAGTGGTaacattttttcaattttttttataaattcgttTTCATGCATGTAGGGTtgtaaaaacatatatatttattttacatCTTCGTTCTCACAAACCAAAAATGCATTGTTATATACATAAACTTTCCACAACAACGTGTGGGGTGTGCATCCCCTAGTTCTATACGTAACACAATCGCCTAATCGTGTGCCTAATCGTGTGAATCACACTAATTTGCGTTCCTTTATTTCCTCACATCTTAATTTGTTTGTGTGCGCGCCAATTTTAATGATAACAATTGATATTAAAGTTATGATCAGAGAAGGAAAAGTGGAGATTGACATGTTTGACAAGTTTGACAGCTACAATTATGGATTTTGGAAGATGCTTACGGCTTATTAAGGATTACACATTTAAATGTACAAGAAAAAGCTCCATGAACCACTATCAAATTACAAATGGGAAATCAAATATCTTCCTATCTTTTGTTAATATTCATCTTCTTACTCATTAGATCAAGACAAAGTATCAAAATCAAGAGAATTGATTAAGAGAGTGAATTAATGGATTTCAAATATCATTATTATATATAAGTAGAAACAAAAAGTAGgggattattttttttattacaaaaatgAAAATATGAATTAACAAGATTGAGATATGTTGGATTGACTTAGGCCTTGTGGTATACATACCACGAAGGCACTCGTGGTCTATGTGGCAACGAGCACGGATCGTGCACACCACCCCGACGTTCCGTGGTCGGGCGTGGTCATGGTTCTTCGTGTTCCCGACAACGGATTCAAACGAGAAAACTGATTGGTGTTCGATTTTTTGGCCGTTGAACGGCTATTTTGGCCGTTTTTTTTCAAACACAATTTACTAATTATAAATAACACTTCTATTATACCAAAATTTACACCCCATTCTATTCTCTAAAACcacaaaacacatacacatggATCCCACAATACATATGGAGTTTTCAATGTTGTGCAACACGTTCACGCCGAAGAAAGTTCGAATGCAGCGCGTACAAGGGCGGTCGTCAATCGTGATCGCCAAGCCGCACACGACTTATTGGTACGTGATTACTTTGCCGATAATTGTCTTTATAATGACGACTCGTTCGAACGTCGTTTCCGTCTGAATAAgactatatttttatgtattagtaatgctttagaatctcgttatgattttttcaaacaaaaacccgACGCTAGAGGAAGAATGGGTGTTAGTAGTATACAAAAATGTGCGGCTGCTCTTAGGTATTTGGGATACGGTATAGCATTTGATGCATCTAACGAATACTTGAAAGTATCCGAGAGGACCGCAGTTGAATGCGTAGATTGGTTTTCTGCATGTGTTTATGAGGTTTTTCACGAAGAATATTTGCGTAAACCTACTCAACGTGATATTGAGAGATTATATTCGGCTCATGAAGAGAGGCATGGATTTCCTGGTATGCTTGGCAGTCTAGATTGTACGCATGTGGCTTGGGAAAAATGTCCAACTGCATGGCGTGGTCAGTTCACTCGAGGAGATATTGGTGAACCAACTATCATCCTAGAAGCTGTTGCATCTCAAGATTTGTGGATATGGTATGCCTTTTTTGGAGTAGCGGGGTCTAACAACGACCTTAATGTTCTTGGTCAGTCTCCACTTTTCAACGATATTTGGACCGGCAAAGCACCTGATATGACGTTCACGGTAAACGGGCACGCGTACAAATACGGTTACTACCTTGGTGATGGGATATACCCGGATTATTCTACATTGATGAAGGCATACTCGGTTCCTCGAAGTGAAAAAGCaaaattttttacaaaaaaaaggaaTCGGCGAGAAAGGATATCGAGAGAGCATTTGGAGTCCTTAAGCAAACATAGCATGTAGTGAAATATGCTACACAACTCTGGgataaagaaaaaattaaacgaaTGGTCCTAGCATGTATTAtaatgcataatatgattattgaaGATGAAGGTCAAACGATTTGCACGTATGATCCGAACGAcgttgtcgttccaattgaggagTTCGTACCCGGAACGAATGTTTTTTTAGAGCGAGTTGTTGAAACTCATAACAGTGAAACGTGTTTCAATCTTCGAGAAGATGTCGCGGAACATTTGTACCAACATAGCATGAACGAcgattatgatttttatatgtacGTTTGTTCGTTTTCttattaatgtaatgttttttttttttttttttctagattaacTAAGTAATGTAGTTTAaagttgttattttatttttataattaatgaaaaaatagttttaaaaaaatgaatgctttttaattataaaaaatgtaattttattgtaatttttgaattaaaaaaagtaattttattgtatttttgaattaaaaaaataaaaataatgatgtGGAGTAGTGTGTTAGTGGTAGGTATCCCATGTTAATGGTAGTGGAATGTGGTGCTGATGTCGCACCCACcacatatgtggtatgtggtgggtACAACGGATGGTCTTAGTGTAGACAAGTTGACATTAGCAAGGAATATGTTTGGACTCAATATGACGATGTAAGAATGTATGTATGTTACAAACAAATAAATGAATTTAATTCGATTATATGCTTCCATTCCATTATTTGTGTATTCATAGATAGCTAATTATTTTACCTTTACCCATTAACCAaccactcttttttttttttcttcattgtgGTATGATATGCTTAATATGTAAGAAATTATTGTACTTACGAAACACAAAcaaaaggtattccaagatacaaaataaaataaaatattaacaaAATGCAAGTAAAAGGGCATTAAAGAATCCCCTTGCATATTATCCCATCACAACATATATATTTTTCAGTAAATAACATTAAAACCCTCATCTGtacaactttaaatgaaaaaaaaaaaattcccaaaaaagaATTAACAAGAAACCCATTTCATGAtcattttgtatgttgatgaacAACATTTAAAACAATCGAAAGAAAAGACTCGTTGACCCATCACCAAATGATCGTATATCAGCTGGTCTTACTAAAGCTCTGCATAAAGGACACGTCCTCTCTCTTTCAAACCTACATACATCACAACTCATCAACATCTATGtatatatgcatgtatgtatgtatatataaaaaGGTATATctaaccattctgaaacacagTCTTCACAGAAAATATGGTTACAACACAGCAATATTGGAGCTTGCATTTTTTCTTGGCAAATAGCACACATGTCTCCTGCCTCACTTACCTAGTAAGAAACCTTAAAAATATCAAAacaaaaaacatacttttctattttta encodes:
- the LOC111885410 gene encoding uncharacterized protein LOC111885410 → MGVSSIQKCAAALRYLGYGIAFDASNEYLKVSERTAVECVDWFSACVYEVFHEEYLRKPTQRDIERLYSAHEERHGFPGMLGSLDCTHVAWEKCPTAWRGQFTRGDIGEPTIILEAVASQDLWIWYAFFGVAGSNNDLNVLGQSPLFNDIWTGKAPDMTFTVNGHAYKYGYYLGDGIYPDYSTLMKIN